The genomic interval TGCTCCTAGACCCAGTTTTTCCATGTTCGTTCCCAAAGTCATACTGTTCCTCAagtttctctttgcctgccacGAATGTCGTCTCGGCCAAAACGTGAACATCTTAGAATCAAAGCAGAGACCGTACTTCTTTTCATCgtgctgttttttttccctgcGGAAAGGAAAACACTACAAGAGGAAGCGTTGGTTTCCTCTAGGTTGGAAAGCAGACTGGGAGCGATGCGCAGAACTAGGGTCTTTTGAGCAGTGCCCCTCCGTTCAAAGTTGGAAGACTTTTTGAGTGACTTTCTCATGCCCTCTTTCAGAATAGATAAACTAGGTCAAGTTCATCTAGGTCCACATAAACATCCCATCCCCCAGCCCAGCGTGAAACCGAACCCGTTTAGCCACTCTGCAACTATTTTACGGGCAGCTGGGTTCACCCTGGACCAACCTTGAGCTATTTTAAGGCTGCCCTGCCTAGTTTAGTGTGTGTCAGTGGGTGAGCAAGACATGTGCTTCTGTAGACACGGTGGCATGGCATGTGTCAGCACACACACGTGTCTGGGAATCCTCCCTTTTCCCACTCCACCCATGGCAGGCCAAGCAAAGTGCTTGGCAGAGGTGTGGCAGGCAAGTCATCCTCCTCTTCGGCAAATACCACAGGGGCAGAACCACGTCATTGGAGATATAACCAGAGGGACAGAGTCCCCGAGTGACTGTAAAGCCAAAGTCATCATCTGGCTGAGCCCCGAAAGGGGGAATGCCTAAATCCCCAGGCTGGACCTTCCTTCCATCTCCTGCAGCTCTTATCTTTAGGTCTTTCTTGGACTCAGAGTCATTGTGACTCATCCCTTGGAGGCCAGGGGAGCCAGGCTGAACCGAGTCCTTCCCTACGGTtctctgtgagactgtgtctttgGGCTTAAAGGGATAAATGACTGCCTTCCCTTTGTATGACCTCTGTTCTCTTAACTCTTGGCTAGCTACCCCTCACGGTCCCTCACTGGATAGGTCTTGGTGTAGAATTGGCAGCTGGTTTATTTGTGAACGGCTGTCAGCTGCTCTTCCCATCCCCAAAGCTGCCCCTTATAACTGAGTTACTAGCTGCAGTTGCTCTTCCCCCCGGGAAAATATCTAGGGCAGGGGTTCCCATGTCTGAGGTGCCCAGTAGGGTTATGCCTCACACCCTAAGCAGAAGTTGAATGTGTTGTGTAAACAAATGGCCCTGGGTGTTCCTTGTGACGAGGTTGGCCATCATATGTAGTATATGGAGAGTTTCTTAGAGTTTTATGTTGACCGTGTCATGGctagtgtgtgtgagagaattgCTTCTTACTTAAAGGTTAGGTGTTCCACACACATATTTCCTAAGAGGAGCAGTATTTTGGTGATCAGGTGGTGCCTTGAACCCCAGACACGATGGCTGATACCCTCCTCTTGGATTCTCGTCCTAGGTGGTGTCATCACCTACATTGGCTCCAGCAGCTCCTCTCCCAGCCGGACCAGCCCGGAGTCCCTCTATAGTGACAGCTCCAATGGCAGCTTCCAGTCCCTGACTCAAGGCTGTCCCACATACTTCCCACCATCACCCACTGGCTCCCTCACCCAGGACCCCACCCGCTCTTTTGGAAGTGTACCACCCAGCCTCAGTGATGATAGccctccttcttcagcctcctcctcctccttctataaTGGGAGCCCCCCAGGAAGTCTACAAGTGGCCATGGAAGACAGCAACCGAGTGTCTCCCAGCAAGGGCACCAGCAACATTACCAGTGAGTGAACACCCAGCTGATTTAAGGGAAAGGCAGTGACCGAGGATTCAGTTGATAGTTGGTTTCCATCTGCCAGTTACCCTTACGGTCTACATCCTGACCTTTGGGATGCTGTTAGAGTTGTCTGAGCTTCTGTCCAGtccagtctggtctggtctggtcacCTGAGTGCTCCTAGACTTGGGAGCCCCTCCTTTTCAGCCTGGAAAGCCTCCACATCCCAGGCCCCTGAAGCCTCTCTGCTTacgctctgcctgtctcttcccacaGAGCTGAATGGCATGGTGCTGCTGTGTAAAGTGTGTGGGGACGTGGCCTCGGGCTTCCACTATGGCGTGCATGCCTGTGAGGGCTGCAAGGTGAGGCGGGTTGGGCTGGAGGACCCCGGCAGGTGCTGCCCTCCCGCTGGGAGGCAAGGCTCAGTTTAGATGAAGATGCTTACTAGTCGCCCCTGCTTCCCAGGGCTTCTTCCGCCGGAGCATCCAACAGAATATTCAGTACAAACGGTGTCTGAAAAACGAGAACTGCTCCATTGTCCGCATCAATCGCAACCGCTGCCAGCAGTGTCGCTTCAAGAAGTGTCTCTCCGTTGGCATGTCTAGAGATGGTAAGGCAGCATGCCCATGTCTCCTCCTGGCCCCATTTCCTTCCACCCAGTTCATGTCATTTGCATGGAGGCTGCACATGTGTTAATATCTTGGGCAGACACACTCGTCCCCCattcttctctcccccccccaccgcccCGTCATCTACTATCATATCCTTTGAGTGGCCTTGCTGGTTTCAGTTCTGAAGtggaaccccagcattcaggGTCTTGCCCtttcaggaggaaggaaggaagggagggaggcaagtGAGTCTGTGAGAACTTCCTGGCACTACTCTCATCCTGTTGCAGCTGTACGTTTCGGGCGCATCCCCAAGAGGGAGAAGCAACGGATGCTCGCTGAGATGCAGAGCGCCATGAACTTGGCCAACAACCAACTGAGCAGCCTATGCCCTCTGGAGACCTCGCCTACCCCACACCCCACCTCAGGCTCCGTAGGCCCCTCACCACCTCCTGCGCCAGCCCCGACACCTTTGGTGGGCTTCTCTCAGTTCCCACAACAGCTGACACCACCCAGATCCCCCAGCCCTGAGCCCACCGTGGAGGATGTGATATCCCAGGTGGCTCGGGCCCATCGAGAAATCTTCACCTACGCCCATGACAAGTTAGGCACCTCACCTGGCAATCTCAATGCCAATCACGCATCAAGTAGCCCTTCAGCTACTACCCCACACCGCTGGGAGAGTCAGGGGTGCCCGCCTACCCCTAACGACAACAACATTTTGGCGGCTCAGCGTCATAACGAAGCGCTGAACGGTCTGTGCCAGAgcccctcctcctaccctcctACCTGGCCCTCCGGCTCTGCCCACCACAGTTGCCACCAGCCCAACAGCAACGGGCATCGTCTCTGCCCCACCCACGTATACTCGGCCTCAGAAGGCGAGGCACCTGCCAACAGTCTACGGCAAGGCAACACCAAGAACGTTCTGCTGGTGAGGGCACGGAGCCagtgtggagagagggagggggccTGGAAGGTTGGACCCAGCATAAGGCAGCTAGCGTTCCCGGAGCCTGACAGTGGGGATACCCTCTGCCCAGGAAATGCTATTCTACCCTGAAGCCTGGGTTCTGCCTGGGAACCTTTAACCACCAGTTGGCAACTGAATGCTATCTTAGGTGAGAGACCCATCCTCAGGGGCCATAGCCCTTAGTCCAGGCAGAACCTGGAAAGCAGTCGGGCTGGGGGAGCCCAGGTGAGCCCGTCTGGCTGATATGCCTCTCCTTACGCCGTCTTCCCCCTAGGCATGTCCCATGAACATGTATCCCCACGGACGCAGTGGCCGGACCGTGCAAGAGATTTGGGAAGACTTCTCAATGAGCTTCACGCCTGCTGTGCGGGAGGTGGTAGAGTTTGCCAAGCACATCCCCGGCTTCCGTGACCTTTCCCAGCATGACCAGGTGACCCTACTGAAGGCTGGCACCTTTGAGGTGAGCGGaagttgctgttccctgttcttGACTATGGGAAGGATCCAGTTAGAATAGCTTGGTGACTAGGGTGTaaaggggttcacagagactttGGAACTGTGTTTTCTCTCTGATGGAGGAGGTGGAACTAACTCCTACTACCACAACCGGCAATGTGGAACTTTGGTGTCTACTCAAAACTCACGGCATCCGAGTAACCCCTGGGACACATTGTTCCTCACTTCTCAACAGTAGATGGATAGTCTTAGGTTAAATGTACATTCCAGAACTGGTGGGCACTTCCACCTGGGTTTCCCCGCCCCCCACCATTGACCGTTCATAGGCCTCCCCATTACTGGCAATCTAAGGCAACACACTTGACGTTTTGGGGGCAAACCGTAGCGGTCATTTGGCAAATGCTCCTCCCACCTCACTTTAGGTGTTGATGGTGCGTTTTGCATCATTGTTCAACGTGAAGGACCAGACAGTGATGTTCCTGAGCCGCACAACCTACAGTCTGCAGGAGCTCGGTGCCATGGGCATGGGCGACCTGCTCAATGCCATGTTTGACTTCAGTGAGAAGCTCAACTCCCTGGCGCTTACCGAGGAGGAGCTGGGCCTTTTCACCGCTGTGGTGCTTGTCTCTGCAGGTAGGCCAAGCTCTCGCCTGACCCTGGAGGAGGCACACACGCAGTTCAATTTAACATACCTTTTATGGAGTACCTACTCTATGCCAGGCCCTGCACTGGGCACTGGGGTACAGACATGATTCAGACACAGTCTAGCTTGGGAAACAGACTCATGCCCGACTAATTATAAAACAGTGAGATAAGTGTCACAGTAGAAGCATGAACCAAGGAAGCACAGACAACTATTTCTGCCTGggagagctggggaaggaggTGACACTTGAGAAGGGCCTCAAAGGGACAAGATATTGCAAGGCAGAGGGGGGAAGGGCATCCCAGGCAGGGGGAACTACAGAGCAAATAGCAAGGGAGCTTGGCCATGTGTGGCTTGCTCAGGGTAGGAGGGTGGTCTTGAGGGGTTGGAGCTGGCCAGCCTGTGGCCTTGCTCCCAGCATTTGGGCATGCCCTGCTCTGGGGCAGAGGCCTGGGAGGAGGAGTAAGTAGcgccctccttttcctcccccatcACCCTCCGAGGGGCCTTAGGGAGAGGCTGCCTTGCCTGCCAGGTCCTCGCAGACCTCCGGGTCCTcgtcagaggaggaggaggagctcagGGAGCCTGCCTCACTGCTGTCGTCTTCCCCACAGACCGCTCGGGAATGGAGAATTCCGCTTCGGTGGAGCAGCTCCAGGAGACGCTGCTGCGGGCTCTTCGGGCTCTGGTGCTGAAGAACCGGCCCTCGGAGACTTCCCGCTTCACCAAGCTGCTGCTCAAGCTGCCGGACCTGCGGACCCTGAACAACATGCATTCCGAGAAGCTGCTGTCCTTCCGGGTGGACGCCCAGTGACCCGCCCGGCCGGCCTTCTGCCGCTGCCCCCTTGTACAGAATCGAACTCTGCACTTCTCTCTCCTTTACGAGacgaaaaggaaaagcaaaccagaatcttatttatattgttataaaatattcCAAGATGAGCCTCTGGCCCCCTGAGCCTTCTTGTAAAtaacccttcccccacccccacaccatgCTTCCCATCCTCCCCTATTTAAACCACTCTTGCTCCCCCACCCTCCTCTGGCCCCCTGATCTGTTCTGTTCCTGTCTCAAATCCAATAGTTCACAGCTGAGTTGGCTTCTGTGATGT from Microtus ochrogaster isolate Prairie Vole_2 unplaced genomic scaffold, MicOch1.0 UNK31, whole genome shotgun sequence carries:
- the Nr1d1 gene encoding nuclear receptor subfamily 1 group D member 1, producing the protein MTTLDSNNNTGGVITYIGSSSSSPSRTSPESLYSDSSNGSFQSLTQGCPTYFPPSPTGSLTQDPTRSFGSVPPSLSDDSPPSSASSSSFYNGSPPGSLQVAMEDSNRVSPSKGTSNITKLNGMVLLCKVCGDVASGFHYGVHACEGCKGFFRRSIQQNIQYKRCLKNENCSIVRINRNRCQQCRFKKCLSVGMSRDAVRFGRIPKREKQRMLAEMQSAMNLANNQLSSLCPLETSPTPHPTSGSVGPSPPPAPAPTPLVGFSQFPQQLTPPRSPSPEPTVEDVISQVARAHREIFTYAHDKLGTSPGNLNANHASSSPSATTPHRWESQGCPPTPNDNNILAAQRHNEALNGLCQSPSSYPPTWPSGSAHHSCHQPNSNGHRLCPTHVYSASEGEAPANSLRQGNTKNVLLACPMNMYPHGRSGRTVQEIWEDFSMSFTPAVREVVEFAKHIPGFRDLSQHDQVTLLKAGTFEVLMVRFASLFNVKDQTVMFLSRTTYSLQELGAMGMGDLLNAMFDFSEKLNSLALTEEELGLFTAVVLVSADRSGMENSASVEQLQETLLRALRALVLKNRPSETSRFTKLLLKLPDLRTLNNMHSEKLLSFRVDAQ